Sequence from the Lepidochelys kempii isolate rLepKem1 chromosome 7, rLepKem1.hap2, whole genome shotgun sequence genome:
TCCACATTATTGGTGAAGCCTGGTCTTAATACTTAAACTTAAgggcatacattttttttttttttgtccatagGCCTAATTGCTTCTCATGTTCCTAAATTACAAGAAATCATGAAAGGATTCCACAATCGAATTGCCAGACTGGAAAGAGGTAATCTGTCTGCTTTTGCTTTCTGCCCCACCCACAACTTGATTAACAAGTGTGGAAAAAATAAGCCATGAAATACCAGCACCTTAAAAATAGTCTGAGTCttgttccatttatttttatattctttttaCACAGAGGATCTCTGGGGATGGGCAATGATACATTCTGTATTGTGTTAAAGAGATTAACTGGTGGGCCATCTAATTAGTTACTAGGGTTCCTCCTACCTGCCCCAGATAACTGCGATAGGTTGAAACACTGATGCAAACCAGCCAGAGGTGGCTTATTGCACAATTTCTCTgggtcacctgcactctgtgaATGACCCTCATGGCCACAACAGTTAATCTGTGGCTACAAAAATGTCATGACAAGTGACATATCTAACTAGggcctgcaaagatttatgcatgtgctcaACTTTATGCACTGTGACTAGTCCCAAAGAAGTCAGTCCCATTACTCAGTGTATGCAAAGTTAAGTAGGTGCACTAGTCTTTAAATGATAGGAGCCTCAGGAgcaaagtgaatttttttttatttaaaattcttctcttctctccttcatttcttcccctcccattcacattccttttgtctctttttaaatttaatttctcccccccccaccacttttCCATCATCTTCATCtatttctcctcccttttccGTCTCTTTCCCATCTCCTATTCCTTTCTAGTTTTATAACTATCTCTAATCAAttctcctccccttctcttcctccatTCTCCTCTCTTCTTGAGTTTATATTCTCTTTGTTCTGAAGTCACTAGACAGGAGCAATAGCCTATTCAATTTAGCATGTCATTGATGTTCCATCCAGCAGAGAGCAGGGTTTGGTAGGATAGAATGACATAGCCTATGTTCTGGCTTTCTttaatctggggtggggggaagagagggttgTGTCAAGTTTGCAATTTGTGTTCCTTATTTTATTCAGAAGGGTCAGTTTATTATAGAAGAATACAGAAAGTGGGAGTCCCAGTGTAGTAACAATCATGAGAGTGTAAAATGATTCAAAAAATTTTAACAAGATTTTTTGCTTTACTTTTAGTCCTTACTTTGGATGGCACCATAAAGacagttgaaaaaaaaatgtttgctaccAATCGGCAAGAAGGCAATTTTCAGACCACATTGGAAGCATGCAAACAGGCAGGCGGCTCCATTGCATCTCCCATGAATAAGGAGGAGAATGATGCTGTTTTCAGTATTGTGAGGTTATTTAACAAATGTGCCTATCTGGGCACAGAGGGGCGTGGGATTCCAGGTGAAGTCAGTTCCCTGAATGGAACAGCCCCAAATTATACCGACCGGCATGCAGGTGAGCCCAGTGACATAGGGGAAGAAAACTGCAGGGCAATGTGCACGGACGGTGCTTGGAATGGCACAAGTTGCAACCACTACTGCCTCACTATCTGTGAATTTTAATCCTTGCTCCTACCTTTCCTTTAAAATGTCAGACATCTGTAGGGTCCTTTGAATTCTCTTTCATCCACAAACAAGAATCTGTTTTCTCAATATTGTAGTTTGTGACTTCTGTGATTATTCTGTATGAGAAAATGAAAATCAATAAAGTCATGATGCACTATCTTCCTTTGTGATTTTCATTAAGGCAATGATAACCTGCTAACCATAAAAGGAGAGTTACCCTTAACCACAGCACTGACTAATTTACAGGATTCCTATCAACCCCACTGTACTGCTGGTTTCATTTATAAGCAGAATTTGCAATGTTTAATTACAGTTATGATATGCCAGCCTGGACCCATTTGGGACACTAAGGGGTAACCTATGAACAAGAAAAATTATATCACCACAAGTTAGGCACATATCTGGTGATCATCACCAGGATGGATGTAGATGCTGGAAGTGGTGCCGTTTTTCTAGATCATGTATGTTTAAATGTTATTGAGCATCCAATCCAAAAGTGTCATAAAAAGGGACACAACTCATAGAAACAGAGTTTAATTTTGACCAAAATTGGCAGAAAGCTTCTAAATACAATTAATAATGCAACTATGTACTCAAAATATACTGTTTGGGAAATATTTAGCTCCAGATTATCTATTTTCCCCGTACGTGGCCTTTGTCTGCAGTCACACAAAAATAGGAGCTTGTTTGTACCGTATAATACATCAAACTTTTTGTCATTATTTGTAGAATAGACTGATTTGAGAACAGTTTTTCCATCTGCTATTTTTATGAAGTTATGCAGATAATAAGACCCCAACCACCTAATTAtagaacatttttttaattattggcTCAACCGATGACAAGTACACATGGTACACCTGTCATTACCTCCGTACTATCACTGAATACAATGACAATACATGTAAACTACTTATATAACAGCAATGACTCTGAGTAGAGGGCTGGAGAATGTCTTGTATGAATAGATCCTGTGAATTACAAAGTGACCTATATGCTGTTATGTAGCCCCTACATATAACTATGAGCTACTGGATGTCTAATGCAACATTACTACTCCCTCTCTGAACCTGTGACTGATGAGTACAGTACTTTGTTGGTATGCTCGTCACTGTCACCGTTGCCTGCATCAGAATACGCCAAGTCTTCCCTGTGTCATTTGCATCTCCTTGTTGCACAGGTACTCACAGCGCCACACCGCACAAAGGGGAGGATGGGTTCTGGAGCAGGTGGCAGCACCATTATGTAAAGAACAAGATGGCCCATGCTATTGTGGACACTTGAAGATACTAACTGTTGCATGAGGCCAAACATGTGACTGATATTTGCACGTTTCAGGTACTGCCTGAAGGAGCTCATTGTGGGTGGCAGTTTCTCACTGGTTATGTTCTTCTTAGCAAACGACATGTAGCACACATTATCCAGAGGTCCTTGCTTCCTATCGTAGTACAATAAAGATACCAGTGAGACCCAGGCTGCTAAGTCTGAAAAAGCTGCTTTGGGTGGGAGTGGAGTCACTTACCTTCAAATCCTGCTAGTGATACCAAGCAAGGACTTATTTGATTCAGCTACTGCCTGGTTCTTCATTAACTCTGGTTAGGTCAGGTCTGTCCATGCCATGAATTCAAAGTAATGTTCCTAATTTATAAAGCCATCAACAGGCAGAGATACAGCTACTTGCTAGACTGTCATATTAGCGTTGCTGTGTGACTGTGTCCGAATGTTTCTGCTCTTTGGGAGTAGGCTTATAACTAACAGCATGTGGTTACTTTACTGAGACACCGCAACTGATAGTTCATGCTGGTTCTTGGgatgggaaaaaaatcacttttcttttgCTCAATGCCATGGAAAAAATAAGCAGGATTCACATAGAACATATCTCAGGAGCTTTCTCCTAATCTGACCAACACCCAGCTCCAAAAGACAATAATCCAAGCATTGTTTCTACCAAGTGCGGCTGCTGTGAGCAAGGCATGGGCTGCCAATGGGTGCCAAGACCCACATGCATGCTGCAGTCACATGGCTGTTTAAAGGTAAACTTTCAAAGCTCTCTAAAGTTCCTAGACAAATTGTCACCCCTTGACCATGACCCCAAATGGTACTCAAGGCCTTCTACTAGCATACAAATTTTCAAGCCAGAGATACAATTCCCTTTCCCTCCTGACAAATGAGTTGTGTTTAATTTTAGAGTACTCGCAAATACAGAACTAGATTGCCTTGAGCACTGGTATGCTAGATGAAGAGGCAGAATAGCATAGGCGGGGGGTACAATTTTGGGAGTTATTTGGTGATGAACTtctcccctgtcccccccccccttttttttttaaacaaaggggcAAACTACACGGGGAATCCAGTAGAGTTTTAGTCAGAGGTACAGCGGGCCCTGACGCAGCAGGCATACAGTGCTGAGCTGAGCCGAGCCTATGTGTGCTCAGTATGTACCATAGGCACACAAAGCCAGAGCCACAAAGATACCTAAATTCCAGTTTTAAGCACCACTGAGAGCCACAAAAACCCTGCTCAGCTGCTTCCTAACCATATAAACTCACTTGCCACTTACGTTTTTGCTCCGAACGCTGCCTAGGCACCTACGTTTATGCAGCTGGGCACACGTACTACTACTTCACTCTAGGCACCAGACACCTATGCACCAAACCCAGGGCAAACGGACATTGTGAGGCCTTTCTTCCCTGTGGGACTTGAGGTGGTTGGCAGGCTCAGTGACCACCTAACACCACATAAGGTGGTCGAGAAGACAGACTCCTGTTAGCTGAATGGTTAGAGTATTCACTCAGGACACTGAAGAGCGTGGGACAGTTTCTTCGCTTTCCCTGTTGAGGAAAAGGGCTTTgaaggtggcggggaggggggtctgtTACCTCCCCGATGAGGGTTCTGAGAAGAGAAGCAGTGCTCCCGCCTAACCTttacccagtggttagggtactcaccaggggatgggggggggaagaggtcgCTGCTGGTTCAATATCCCACCCAGTGAGCCAGGCTTAAAGCAGGGGGTATGCCATCTCTCAGGCGAGTGCCCCAATCATTAAACTAAGATATAAATTGATGTGGACTACCCTACAGCAATTGGTGAAGCTATTCCAATTTCATTCAATAATAATTGGGCCATAGTCTGAGGCCCTCTCTAGTCCAGGGGTTTGAGTGCTCACCCCGCAAGTGATAAAGTCAGGTTCAAATCCTCTCTTTGCTTGAGTCAAGGGGATGTGAACAGTGGCCTCTTACCACTCAAGTGAATGGCCTAAGTACTAGTCTATGAGGTATGCTGACGTGTCAGTCAGTCTTGTTGAAGGTGTTCCACATTAACTGCCTCTTAATGGGGGCCAAAGCAAAGATGAAAAGCCCACTAGGATATGGGGGTAGGGTTTGAAAAGGTGAGCTACAACCTCAGATGCATGCACTTGTCACTGGTTCTTCCCCTTGTACTTAAACATTAATGTGGGCCCCAGAAAATATGCAAATCACCCTTTTGTTTCCAGTGCTTAGGGTATTCACCCAGGCTGTTGGAGACTACACTGAAAAGCTCTCCTCCATACAGGGGTTTATGGATAAAGTGGAATACCTTCCACAGACAAGCCTGAGGGAGTCCTGTCCCCCAGGTATATAGCCCACATACCTAAAACTAAGTGATCCCTTTCAAACTGCGTCTtaacaggaagtggggggtagGGATTTGACTCAGGCTATCCCATACCTTAGGTCAATGGTTCTCAGCGGTGGAGCTGCACCCCCCTGGGGGGGTCCTGTATCCTTTCAGGGGGGGCCAAGGCGTCCCACAGCTGAAACCCAGTGCCTGAGGCCCAGAGCCCCAGTGTTTCCCATGGGGAAGAAGCTCTGAACCCATGGACAGAGTTAAGGTGCATGGGGGGGggatttcttcccccccccaaagtgCAGTGCAGGAGCTGGGCAGTCCTCGGGGCAGCACCGCCACCCCCAGCCAGTTCCAAGGTGGGAAGCCAAACCTGGGCGGTGGGAGgtagctgctgctctggctggtgccatggagcaggcagctgcAGTGTTCCCTCCTTGCTGCTGATGCCTGGGGTTaaagctgctcccagccccctttgctcaGGCAGCTGGTGGCACCGATGCCTGGGGCCAACAGGGGTAGGGGCTGCCTGAGCCATGCGGAAGCTGGCCATGGAAAAAAGACCAAGGCAGTTATGCATAAACCCTGGGAGATGTTTCACACTGAAGGGTGAAGGGCTACAGTGAGAGCACGAGGCAAACGCTGCAGTCACTCTCAGAGAACTGGGGTTATAGCTATGAAGTGATCCATGGGGCACAGAAAGGTGAGAAGGATGCCTGGGAAGGAGGCTACCTGATAACACAGAACTGGAGCAAGCTCCTTTAGCCACCCCCTCATGCAAGGGCAAGCCCTGGATAGAGCTCTGGGAGGTACAGTTTGTTATAGAGCTCCCAGGAAGAGGCTAGGGAAAAGGCCTGAAGAAAGATTAATGGTAGGAAGGATTCCAGGGTGATAGAGGCAAGGTATCCGCTGGCAGAGAAGATGGACCTAGGTTCCCCGACCAGTCAGTCACTGGGAAAGTGGCATGAAGTGCCCGGATGTGAAAGGATGAGGACAATTCAGAGCACAGAGATACAGGTGCAATGACACTGGGCCCAGAGTCAAGGCCAGAGATTTGACACAAGGGCTTGGACTTGTTTGTTGGATGTGACTCTCTGTTCACCCCACCTCCCTCTCCTTAAAGGGTGGCACTAGACCCTGCCCTGGACGGAGAACCAAATCACAAGGAGATGAGCAGGACTAAAGCAACTACTGACAGGAGGCAATGCTACTTCACACCCAGCCACGGCAGGAGGGACAGAGGGTTCGCTAGTGGTGAAGCCAGTCTACTACAAGTGATCAAAGCTGTAGTTCTAGTGCTGAACCAGGACCTAGTTCTGGTTGAACAAACTGGTGCCTGTGTGACTCCTTATACCATTGTCTGGTGTATTCAATTTGGCAATACTTGTATCCCTTGCTGTACCAATAACATTGCTTATATTATGTAGAACTGCGGTTTCGTGTGATCGGAACAGTGCCATTAACCCACTCTATTGCTTATTATGCTGCAGAAAAATACAATGAGCATGATCCATGGCTTGCCCTGTGCACCTGCTCAAGGTGCAGGAATCAGAGTCTTAATTTCCTCTCAGATTGGCTCCTGGGGCAGCGAAGAGACTCGGGGCAGATTGTGAACTGACGCTTCAGTCCTAGCGCTGTCGATCACTCTACTGTTATGTTTCACCCCACTGGAGCAATATTGGTGGTATCATGATTTGTTTCTCTATAGCAAGTAGGACCCCAGTCATGGATTAGGGCCTTATTGTGCACAcacagcaccaaaaaaaaaaaacagatctgtcccaaagaacttgcaatttAAGAATAGCCCAAGAGTCAATAGGTAAATACAGATGTTCCAAGAGGGAACCGTGTAGCAGGGGATATTGGCTTTTTCTTGGTTTCTCTACTCTGCATCTTCTCCAGGACATGTTTTAGCACTTATGACCATCCTTTCCCCTGCCTATGGCCCTGAGCCTTGCTTGCCTCCTCAGTTTGAGGCTGGAGAAATGATGGCCCGTACTACAGGGGAACAGGCAGCAATTACTAGATTGTTCTCTTTGTTATACTAGTGTTACACTCACATACCTGCATTGAAGTCAGCATTACTCCTGAGTCTCCCCCACCAGAGAAGAAACTTAGGCTTCAGTATTTTTAAGATTGGGGTAGATATAATCttgctttttaattttgatttggTTGACTAGGTGGCTCAAGGGATTGGTTATGCAGATCAGAGCCTCCCTCAGGTCAGATGAGTAGTCACAGAGATTCATTGCAATATATGAGGGTCATGTACTGGCAAAGAGAAATGAGTTGCTGGTCAAAGTCTAGTGCTCAGTGGACATATAGCTACCTCATAAAATGTACATGCCACCTCAAGTATCAAATCAAAAAGTGCCCATGCATCTTTGTGGCCATTCTTAACTGACAGGCCATAGGCAGACCTTGAGTTTAGCCCTGTTAGTTCAGGAACTTGAATCACACTGCCAAGGGATGTCTAAGAAGAAACCTGACACACAGTTTACCTGGTTGTATCTATTCAGTTAATAAAGTGGAGAAATTCATCTCCAGCACACTCAGGCCAGCATGGCCTTTATAGCAACTAAATTCACtttgaaattgtttttttaagttgGCCTATGCATATGTGACTCACAAACTAAGGTGAAggatttttgtcagaaaatgccagaCTAAAACCCAACCCTGAAACCTTATTCATCTCTTAAGTTTACAAAGTTCTGATGAAGGCAGCTAACTGGTTTAGTACCCATACTTACTTGCCCACACCCTCAAATACCACCCTGCTTCCTGGCACTCCAAATGATGCCATATAACGTTTGAAACTCAGGTAGCTGAATGTGTTGCTTCCAGGAATGACATGTAagtgtcactgtgcctcagtagGTCACCACTGAGGTGGTCATATTGAGGACAGTCCCCTGAGAAATAGGATAGACTCGACCCAAACTGGTGGTTACTCTGTCATTAGATAaaaccaagccagtaacaaaagagaACTTCTGTAATCACCACACTGGTcaacaagaagtcaaaaatgcaatctccttaggcattccagcccttggctcaccacccagacactagagTTCACGATGAGCggttactgaaaaccagtttcatcagTTATAGGGTCCTCCCAATCTAAAGAGACCAGCCACCTAGCCAGATCAATATATAACACGGATCATACCCAATAATCCCCTGATgtcaatcctttagtaactaaaaactaaacattttataataaaagaaaagaagagttataaatggttaatcgATCATATACATACATGTGATGGCTAAATCCTTATATCaggtttgaagcagtgatggaataaactgctagcttgcaaaagtctctctacAATTGCCCAGACTGTTCAaagcttccttgttagaaatccagtCCAGAAAAATGAAGCCCAAATGAAAATGTCAAATGCCTTtgatatcctctgccatgtgcatggaatTTTACTGTCTCGAACAAAGCCCCAACAGTACAGGCGCTCATGAAGTCCAGGGTCACCTGAGCATATCACATGCCCTTACATGCTTTGATGACTCACAGAGGCAGCCATTGCCCATATTCTTTCTGAGGCATCCACAGGAAAAGCTTACTGGGCCGGATTAATTTCTTCAATAGCCCATTGTAAGCTAAGTGTCCTTAATTGGCTATTAACACATAGAATTTACATTAGGGCAAGACAGCTATCTGGGGGTGCTACCCAGGATTACAACGCATGTGTAAGATCcaaatacatagccaatattcataatttcagatgGAAAGAGGATACATGGATTTAACCAGGATAATCATCATATTTGATtgattgtaacttttccattgataccttacatgatacACAATTTCCATAAATCTTATATGAAGTGTAACAGTGGGCTTCTTTCTTATACACAGCATCACAGTTAGTTTGTCACATTAACGctaaaacagattgtttagcacagaCCTCACTGAAAACAGGTAAACATACTTTTAAGCAAATGATCATTtggtttgaaattttccatgaaacaAGAAATTGACCCTCACCAGTTAATATATTTGACAAGATATGGGAATTGCAGCTGGAAATCGGGAACATTAAGGACCAGATGCAGAGTCTAGTGCTGTCTatggaaagagtcccattgacttcagtgggactggatcaggccctaatggGGCAAATCaagaaaaattaataaatacatagcTGTGTGTGACTagtaaatagggtgaccagatgtcccaattttatagggacagtcccaatatttggggctttttcttatataaacGCCTATTACCCCCGACACCCTGTTcctatttttcacatttgctatctagTTACCCTACTAGTAAGTGATGATGTTGatgatctatttaaaaaaaagcacaagcCATTTTCCTGCCAAGAAGGCCTTCATTAATAACCAACAAGTGACTCTTAAAATAAAGCTTTTGACAGTGTGCAAACCCACGGCCTATCCTTTCACCGTGTTTCAGGACAAATCATCAGAGGCACGTGTGGTGAAGACAGATTAAGCCCTACTTGAACATTTCTTTAAAAGGATCATGTCACTTtaagaacaacaacaaagtgGGAGGTGATAGAGGTACCTACAGTATAACTAATCAGCCGTGTGTACTTTAATGTCAGCCTTACTTGATCCCTTCTGTCTCACAGGCTAATTATCCTCCCAGCTAGCTACCTTTGTCCGATATGCTGAACAACTTTTAAGAAAAACTTACTCTGTTTCAGGCTGACAACCAGGAATGGAATCCCACACAAAGCAACTTGATGGTATCAGTGAGATTTGAAAGCTACATCTAAGACTTTAATAAGAAGGTAAGATTAGACAGGAAAGAACAGAACTGCTAATGATACCATACGTCATGCTTTCTTAGTTGCCTATAAGAGTAGAAGAAACAGTGCCTGAACAATTCAATCCAGAAAATTAGTTTATTAGCCAGGTTGCAAAAATAAGTGACAAATATGGTAACAGTTAATACTGGTGTTTCTAATTTCTTTTTTGATCATTTTAAATTGCCGATTTTGTCATTCAATTTAATAATCTCACTGTTAACCCAATGTAGTCTATGATAACTAAATGGGTGTGGAGTTATGTCTGCAAATATGTTGCCCTCGACTGTCCTTTATTATTTGAAACAAAGCTCCTGTAATGTACAAAGATACTAGATTCTCAGCCAGTGTAGACTGGCATAGTTTCATATAGTTGATGTCAGTTCTAGATTGATTTACACTACTGCTACTGGGTTTTGTTGCTTCCATTTTAGGTATTCTCAAATGTATGAAAGACTAATTATAGACATTCTATCATAGGAGGAGTTACTGTCTTGTATACAGTATATGGCCCCTAATTACAATAAGTACAGGAGACAGGTGGATAACAGACATATGCCACAAATTCcaaaatacacacaaaacataCCTGGGTCAAATATTAAGAAAATTATAATTTTTCATATTCTACAAAGAGACCCCCAAACTCTCTTTGAAATTTGGGTTCACAAATTTTAAATAGTAAGAGAAAAATCATGGGGCTATTTCAACTAACAGTGCTGCTGTTTACTTTAGACAACTGGCTGAATCATATCACAAGTAACGGGAAAAAAGACATTTGTCAATGAAGTCCTAGTAGTCAGAAATGGTCTTTTATTAATAGTCTGAGATAAAAAATGATCAAATATACTGTGTAAGTATTGTTTCATAATGTATTCTCATTTAGTATTTTTCTTTCCTACTCCTTATTTTCATTTTATCAAAATATATGTCAACACCAAAACTTCTTATTGTTTATAGAACCCCATCAAGCTAAATTTACATTAATTTACACTGCGAGACTACCAGCTTTATTATTGAATACTGTGGCTCAACAATGAAGTCATTTccctttaaaagaataaaatgaaattgCAACAGTTTAATATGTTCAAAAGAAATTCcagaaatcaattgaaatatttaTGAACTAAGAGCTTGATCCTACACTTAATACCATTGCTGGATGGGAATTTTTTCAACAATAATTTTGCAGTGGAAAATGCCAATctgttgaaaccaaaacttttcatgggaaGGGGGCATTTTTTATTACACTTTTGTTGGGAATGGTTTCTTATGTCCAGGATGCTATTTCTGGAGAGACAAAGAGAGAACACTCATGTGAGATGCTGAAGAGtcagaaatctctcccacatGTGCCTAACCTCTAGgctactggctattctggggtgacTTGCTGAATTTCCATGAAAAGGTATCCAAAGGTTTCTTTCACCCCAATGGGAAATTTTTTGAAGTCTCACATTTTTGCAGAGTGGGGAAACAGTTTCTCACCCAGCTCTTTTACTACCAGATTTAGGGCTTATTATTATAAATAGTAAACATGACTTTAAAATAATGGGACTTCTCATAGCAGTAAGCACTGTGCCCAGTAGTTAGTGTTTTCAGGATAAGGGGGTTtgttgggctgggggg
This genomic interval carries:
- the LOC140915322 gene encoding pulmonary surfactant-associated protein A2-like, with the translated sequence MLHRLFHIVTAIAFLLVTCHAWDLQEGILRIPGLNGLPVKEGKPGLKAFPGLRGLIASHVPKLQEIMKGFHNRIARLERVLTLDGTIKTVEKKMFATNRQEGNFQTTLEACKQAGGSIASPMNKEENDAVFSIVRLFNKCAYLGTEGRGIPGEVSSLNGTAPNYTDRHAGEPSDIGEENCRAMCTDGAWNGTSCNHYCLTICEF